The Toxorhynchites rutilus septentrionalis strain SRP chromosome 3, ASM2978413v1, whole genome shotgun sequence genome includes a region encoding these proteins:
- the LOC129778449 gene encoding nonsense-mediated mRNA decay factor SMG8 — translation MNPINSFTYPDIPKDLSKYLLRDNKQMIVVGVIGKSSTPDGNKLASFNILNVHPALTDSKCFDGRIKFYFETNGDILFLHFETTYDQYVMADLLEKACESGIQDHFINFNSNVRTRFARMLLFAIQVCHIIVMVEPSTVFDTSYLSIFKSLKIIREKYVLKFLPKLLRNSTIANYMGKEARLCSPRFLFYFDCIEDIAPEDLEKLDSLECSIEEDIYKMLRNEFIITNNSAMSLFSIQRNKKYVFFNCEKKGKSDPLIDTIDWLMQCLEKPNGQQEKDDEDLLNRLRPYEGYGMSAWSVGANQQTKPNDRCILKLLKEHVAEAFEHGFDDSISKYRGKSHFVIPGFKTWFEGFKLLHKIFVENPDNPRYEPTDVDYKAYLENFYRIIDIDECFFTEICEHGLELAMVNYKEMLPHHYSATFHEKKYQQAHEMYMQYARGPSVETYEKRLKAYCDSIWLNGRQQCEYPSLRGNPCILGKHKANDATDHSSGVVFVSACNCGRTQGHREDPYSIKQANLEYYQLIAKSCNNCNALERIIFPVFEPSGNDFKAAEFVSKNLSNLMSFENSNKTPEGNTNPPMTNDDSPHLSGSQKSQNSASSLTFSVDDKEGDKNHRSETFESQSGEEEPFERETVNEIVIKVGEHSEATEREKAIHRQPSTTEYLPGMLHAASPAGLLPQFPSWSLVCLGPSSIYTHNSGIPEHIQSGFLSGANFLLPWDVSVRLEHAQSWAASYEKIRNRKKNVSQNKPSDTSNNFTLKIFIGTEYECLRGHRFIMSGPDTVLRGGAGIVRDSGSKVVFNDMPIYFPCPCRNSNVAQLMRIHIVTPKAPVNVIIEPKVKINQNGTENSVTFTTGLSEPIKLSQSAYWVLRLPFIYEGDNGPLRPPIEVDPANAALNGALLAGMYGIRESEFCEE, via the exons ATGAACCCAATTAACAGTTTCACGTATCCGGATATTCCAAAGGATTTGAG TAAATATCTTTTGAGGGataacaaacaaatgattgtggTCGGGGTGATTGGGAAATCATCCACTCCAGATGGGAATAAACTGGCTAGTTTCAACATTCTGAACGTCCATCCCGCCCTAACCGATTCGAAGTGTTTTGAT GGGCGGATAAAGTTTTACTTCGAAACCAACGGAGATATTCTTTTCTTGCATTTTGAAACTACGTACGACCAGTACGTTATGGCTGATCTACTGGAAAAGGCTTGTGAGTCTGGGATACAGGATCATTTCATCAATTTCAATAGCAATGTTCGAACGCGTTTCGCTCGTATGTTGCTATTCGCCATTCAGGTATGCCACATAATTGTGATGGTAGAGCCCTCGACAGTATTCGACACAAGCTATTTGTCGATATTCAAATCGTTGAAAATTATAcgcgaaaaatatgttttgaagtttctGCCCAAACTGCTGAGAAACTCCACTATTGCCAACTACATGGGCAAAGAGGCAAGATTGTGCAGCCCGAGGTTCCTATTTTACTTCGATTGTATCGAAGACATTGCGCCGGAAGACTTGGAAAAGCTGGATAGTTTGGAGTGTTCCATCGAGGAAGATATTTACAAAATGCTGCGAAATGAATTCATTATCACGAATAACAGTGCGATGTCATTGTTTTCCATACAGCGAAACAAAAAGTATGTCTTTTTTAACTGCGAGAAAAAGGGAAAGTCAGATCCATTGATTGATACGATCGACTGGTTGATGCAATGTCTGGAGAAACCCAATGGACAGCAAGAAAAGGATGACGAGGATCTATTGAATCGTTTAAGGCCATATGAAGGTTATGGGATGTCGGCGTGGAGCGTTGGTGCGAATCAGCAAACCAAACCCAATGATAGATGTATTTTGAAGCTGTTGAAAGAACATGTTGCTGAAGCTTTTGAGCATGGATTTGATGATAGTATTTCAAAATATAGAGGAAAAAGTCACTTTGTT ATTCCAGGGTTCAAAACATGGTTTGAAGGTTTTAAGCTGCTACATAAAATTTTCGTTGAAAATCCAGACAATCCGCGTTACGAACCAACTGACGTTGATTAT AAAGCGTATCTGGAGAATTTCTATAGAATAATTGATATCGATGAATGCTTCTTCACCGAGATCTGCGAGCATGGCCTCGAGTTGGCTATGGTGAACTATAAGGAGATGCTGCCACATCATTACAGTGCGACGTTCCACGAGAAGAAATACCAACAGGCGCATGAAATGTACATGCAGTATGCACGAGGTCCCAGCGTAGAAACGTATGAGAAACGACTTAAGGCTTATTGTGATTCGATTTGGTTGAATGGAAGGCAGCAGTGCGAGTATCCTAGCTTACGGGGAAATCCATGCATTTTAGGCAAACATAAAGCCAATGATGCAACAGATCACTCGAGTGGAGTTGTGTTTGTTTCTGCATGCAATTGTGGTCGAACTCAAGGTCACCGGGAGGATCCTTATTCTATTAAGCAGGCTAATTTGGAATATTACCAGCTCATCGCGAAAAGTTGTAACAATTGTAATGCACTGGAAAGAATAATATTCCCGGTGTTTGAACCATCCGGCAACGATTTCAAAGCCGCTGAGTTCGTGAGTAAAAATCTTTCGAATCTAATGtcatttgaaaactccaataagaCGCCAGAAGGTAACACGAATCCACCGATGACAAATGACGACTCGCCCCATCTATCAGGCAGCCAGAAAAGCCAGAACAGTGCCTCTAGCCTAACCTTCAGCGTAGACGACAAGGAAGGCGATAAGAATCATCGTTCCGAAACATTCGAGAGCCAATCGGGAGAAGAGGAACCATTCGAGCGAGAAACGGTCAATGAAATAGTGATTAAAGTCGGAGAACATTCAGAGGCTACAGAGCGGGAGAAGGCTATACATAGGCAACCTTCGACAACAGAATATCTCCCTGGCATGTTGCATGCAGCTAGCCCAGCAGGACTTTTGCCACAATTTCCATCGTGGTCTTTGGTCTGTTTGGGACCGAGTTCTATCTACACTCATAACAGTGGTATTCCTGAACACATCCAGAGTGGTTTCCTTTCGGGTGCAAATTTTTTACTTCCCTGGGACGTAAGTGTCCGGCTTGAACATGCCCAATCTTGGGCAGCTTCGTACGAGAAGATCAGAAACCGAAAGaaaaatgtttcccaaaacaaACCATCCGACACTAGTAACAACTTCACTCTGAAGATATTTATTGGCACTGAGTACGAATGTCTACGTGGTCATCGTTTCATTATGAGCGGTCCGGATACGGTTCTTCGAGGCGGTGCCGGTATCGTACGAGACAGCGGTAGCAAAGTTGTTTTCAACGATATGCCAATTTATTTTCCTTGTCCATGTCGTAACTCGAATGTCGCTCAGTTGATGCGTATTCACATTGTAACACCCAAAGCGCCGGTGAATGTTATCATAGAACCGaaggtaaaaatcaaccaaaatgGTACGGAAAATAGTGTAACATTCACTACGGGTTTGTCGGAACCCATCAAACTGAGTCAAAGCGCATATTGGGTTCTACGTTTACCCTTCATCTATGAAGGCGACAACGGTCCGTTGAGACCACCAATTGAGGTAGATCCTGCTAATGCCGCTTTGAATGGTGCTTTGTTGGCTGGAATGTATGGAATCAGGGAAAGCGAATTCTGTGAGGAATAA
- the LOC129777743 gene encoding replication termination factor 2, translating into MGCDGGTIPRRDELVRLKKKPEQKDKDAERQFRWKHCSLTQEKLQRPIVMCGLGRLYSKQNIIEHLLEKDKMPESCAHIKSLKDIKDLNLTANPAYEQANDDRSAQFICSLIGLEMSGQFRFVALWTCGCVFAERALKEIKDKICSVCQKAFSEQDVVVLNGSDDDVDLMRTRLESRVARIKAEKKAKAKAKEKMCASEAKTDTAQEAGPSRPTVPGKPSGSSLKPIVPNKRALISDKIGDDPIFKKSKDGYSVAEDPNATAVYKSLFTTHDSEKDQKRAHWVTYNPFYN; encoded by the exons ATGGGTTGTGATGGTGGTACTATTCCTAGGCGAGACGAATTGGTGCGGCTAAAAAAGAAACCAGAACAG AAAGATAAAGATGCGGAACGCCAATTTCGTTGGAAACATTGCAGTCTCACCCAGGAAAAATTGCAGCGGCCAATTGTAATGTGTGGGCTTGGCAGGCTTTATTCCAAGCAAAATATTATTGAACACCTCTTGGAAAAAGACAAAATGCCTGAATCGTGTGCTCATATCAAATCACTTAAGGATATTAAAGATCTCAATTTGACAGCAAATCCAGCATATGAACAAGCAAATGACGATAGAAGCGCACAATTTATCTGCTCCTTGATTGGTCTGGAAATGAGCGGTCAGTTTCGTTTTGTTGCTCTGTGGACTTGTGGTTGTGTCTTCGCGGAACGAGCCCTGAAGGAAATTAAAGACAAGATTTGCTCAGTG TGTCAGAAAGCGTTCTCGGAACAGGACGTTGTGGTTCTGAACGGATCGGATGACGATGTCGATTTGATGCGTACACGATTGGAATCTCGTGTGGCACGTATCAAAGCGGAAAAGAAAGCTAAGGCAAAAGCAAAAGAGAAGATGTGTGCTTCCGAAGCAAAAACCGATACTGCTCAAGAGGCTGGACCGTCTCGACCTACAGTTCCCGGTAAGCCATCAGGTTCGTCACTTAAGCCTATTGTACCGAACAAAAGGGCTTTGATAAGCGATAAAATTGGTGACGACCCGATATTCAAGAAATCGAAAGATGGATATAGTGTTGCTGAAGATCCGAATGCAACGGCAGTATATAAATCTCTGTTCACTACTCACGACAGCGAAAAAGATCAGAAAAGAGCGCATTGGGTTACTTACAATCCATTTTATAATTAG